A part of Halobacillus shinanisalinarum genomic DNA contains:
- the infB gene encoding translation initiation factor IF-2, with amino-acid sequence MSKMRVYEYAKENELSSKQVIDKMKDMKVEVSNHMSMVEDDVKGKLDQAFGKGAKKENKPAAKGKNNQKPQQNQAQKKNQKQKKNHRPQHNKQQKPQNQKPQPKKKQTPEKITYLGSLTVGELAEKLGKDSAEIIKKLMGLGVMATKNQDLDSDSIELICAEFGVEVEEEVVVDETDIENWISEDAEEDLQERPAVVTIMGHVDHGKTTLLDSIRDTKVTEGEAGGITQHIGAYQVEENGKKITFLDTPGHAAFTSMRSRGAQITDIAILVVAADDGVMPQTREAINHAKAAEVPIIVAVNKMDKEGANPDRVMQELMEYELISEDFGGDTIFVKMSAVEGKGIDELLEMIILVSEMEEFKANPDRLASGTVVEAELDKGRGPVATLLVQNGTLNVSDAVVVGNTFGRVRAMVNEIGRRVKTAGPSTPVEITGLNHVPQAGDRFLAFEDEKKARSIGEARQQKQIEADRSSTAKVSLDDLFEQIKHGNIKDINLILKADVQGSLEALAGSLQKIEVEGVKVKIIHTGVGAITESDISLASASNAIVIGFNVRPDGNARKAAESEDVEIRLHNIIYKVMEEIEAAMKGMLDPEYEEKIIGQVEVREIFKVSKIGTIAGSYVTDGKITRNSGIRVIRDGVVIYEGEVDALKRYKDDAKEVAQGYECGVTIKNFNDVKVGDIIEPYVMQEIERK; translated from the coding sequence ATGAGTAAAATGCGCGTATATGAATATGCAAAAGAAAATGAACTATCCAGTAAACAAGTGATTGATAAAATGAAAGACATGAAAGTAGAGGTTTCTAATCACATGTCTATGGTTGAGGACGACGTAAAAGGAAAACTTGACCAGGCCTTTGGAAAGGGCGCAAAGAAAGAAAATAAACCTGCTGCCAAAGGGAAAAATAATCAAAAGCCTCAGCAAAATCAGGCACAAAAAAAGAATCAAAAACAGAAAAAGAATCACCGTCCGCAACATAATAAGCAGCAAAAGCCACAAAATCAAAAACCGCAGCCTAAGAAGAAGCAAACACCTGAGAAAATTACTTATTTAGGTTCACTAACTGTTGGAGAACTTGCTGAAAAGTTAGGCAAAGATTCTGCAGAAATTATCAAAAAATTGATGGGCCTAGGTGTAATGGCTACGAAAAACCAGGATCTTGACAGTGATTCTATCGAATTAATCTGTGCGGAATTTGGTGTGGAAGTGGAAGAAGAAGTCGTTGTGGATGAAACGGACATCGAGAACTGGATTTCTGAAGATGCAGAGGAAGATTTACAGGAACGCCCAGCCGTTGTCACCATCATGGGACACGTTGACCACGGAAAAACGACCTTGCTTGATTCGATTCGTGATACGAAAGTAACAGAGGGTGAAGCTGGCGGAATCACTCAGCATATTGGGGCCTATCAAGTTGAAGAAAACGGAAAGAAAATCACATTTTTAGATACACCAGGTCACGCTGCTTTCACGAGCATGCGGTCTCGCGGGGCACAAATTACCGATATTGCGATCTTAGTCGTAGCTGCAGATGATGGTGTAATGCCGCAAACGCGGGAAGCGATTAACCACGCAAAAGCGGCCGAGGTACCAATTATCGTAGCTGTTAATAAAATGGATAAAGAAGGGGCAAACCCGGATCGTGTCATGCAGGAATTAATGGAATATGAATTAATTTCGGAAGACTTTGGCGGAGATACAATTTTCGTTAAAATGTCCGCGGTTGAAGGGAAAGGGATAGATGAATTGCTTGAAATGATTATTCTCGTTTCTGAGATGGAAGAATTTAAAGCAAATCCTGATCGCTTAGCATCCGGTACAGTTGTTGAAGCAGAGCTTGATAAAGGACGCGGCCCTGTAGCCACCCTTCTTGTACAAAATGGTACACTGAATGTCAGTGATGCCGTGGTTGTCGGGAACACATTCGGTCGTGTTCGGGCAATGGTGAACGAAATTGGTAGAAGAGTAAAAACAGCTGGCCCTTCTACTCCAGTTGAAATTACCGGATTAAATCATGTTCCACAAGCTGGTGACCGCTTCCTTGCTTTTGAAGATGAGAAGAAAGCACGTTCGATTGGTGAGGCGCGTCAGCAGAAACAAATTGAAGCGGACCGCAGTTCTACCGCTAAGGTAAGTCTTGATGATCTGTTTGAACAAATCAAACACGGAAACATTAAAGACATCAATTTAATTTTGAAAGCAGATGTGCAAGGATCTCTTGAGGCGCTGGCAGGTTCACTTCAGAAGATTGAAGTCGAAGGTGTGAAGGTGAAAATCATTCATACTGGTGTAGGAGCGATTACAGAATCTGATATTTCGCTTGCTTCGGCTTCAAATGCAATTGTCATCGGGTTTAACGTTCGCCCAGATGGAAATGCTAGAAAAGCAGCAGAATCTGAAGATGTTGAAATTCGTCTGCACAATATCATTTATAAAGTCATGGAAGAAATTGAAGCGGCTATGAAAGGGATGCTTGATCCAGAATATGAAGAAAAAATCATTGGTCAAGTGGAGGTCCGCGAGATCTTTAAAGTTTCTAAAATTGGTACCATCGCCGGCTCTTACGTTACAGATGGTAAGATTACCCGTAATTCAGGGATCCGTGTTATCCGTGACGGTGTAGTGATTTATGAAGGGGAAGTAGACGCCCTTAAACGTTACAAAGATGATGCCAAAGAAGTGGCTCAAGGATATGAGTGCGGAGTAACCATTAAGAACTTTAACGATGTAAAAGTCGGCGACATCATTGAGCCTTATGTTATGCAGGAAATTGAACGTAAATGA
- a CDS encoding DUF503 domain-containing protein, whose protein sequence is MILSAEVEAMIYEAQSLKEKRSVIKRVQTRLKNEFNVAVSELDHQNLWQRTCIGIVTISSSKVIAEQTIQQALAFVDSFPELERTETVQEWL, encoded by the coding sequence ATGATTTTAAGTGCTGAGGTGGAAGCGATGATCTATGAAGCCCAGTCCTTAAAAGAAAAGCGTTCCGTTATTAAAAGAGTACAAACGAGGCTGAAGAATGAATTTAATGTAGCTGTCAGTGAGCTTGATCATCAAAATTTGTGGCAGCGTACATGTATCGGAATTGTTACGATTTCAAGCAGTAAAGTGATTGCGGAACAAACGATCCAGCAGGCTTTAGCTTTCGTTGACTCTTTTCCTGAATTAGAACGAACAGAAACAGTCCAAGAATGGTTGTAG
- the rbfA gene encoding 30S ribosome-binding factor RbfA, translating into MNDLRANRVGEQMKKEMSDIISKKIKDPRVGFVTVTEVKVTGDLQQAKVYISVLGDDKQKHDTLVGLAKAKGFIRSEIGQRIRLRKTPEIMFEFDEAIERGNRIETILKDLNDTDS; encoded by the coding sequence ATGAATGATTTACGTGCAAACCGTGTCGGTGAGCAGATGAAGAAAGAAATGAGCGATATCATCAGCAAGAAGATAAAGGACCCTAGAGTGGGCTTTGTTACCGTTACTGAAGTGAAGGTAACCGGTGATCTTCAACAAGCTAAGGTGTACATTTCAGTGCTTGGTGACGACAAGCAAAAACATGATACACTTGTCGGTCTAGCAAAGGCGAAAGGATTTATTCGCTCGGAGATTGGTCAAAGGATCCGTTTACGTAAGACGCCAGAGATCATGTTTGAATTTGATGAAGCGATCGAACGTGGAAATCGCATTGAAACGATTCTTAAGGATCTGAATGATACTGACAGTTAA
- the truB gene encoding tRNA pseudouridine(55) synthase TruB, with product MDGILPLWKEKGYTSHDCVSKARGMLKTRKIGHTGTLDPDVEGVLPLCVGKATKIVPFLTDTEKVYEAVITLGSSTETEDATGEVVEQKPVLDEIPVSKIQSVLKSFTGEITQVPPMYSAVKVKGKRLYQYAREGIEVDRPDRKVTIKTIELLEKQFPVKSERLSIPIRVVCSKGTYIRTLCVDIGRELGFPAHMSTLVRLQTGAIRQNDCFTFDQVQYYVDLKRQEDLLLPLSKGLEHMPSLQISEQEKQAILHGQVLPKPKEVTASEFSIICNHEVIAMYQVHPTKPDKIKPIRVF from the coding sequence ATGGATGGTATTCTCCCATTATGGAAAGAAAAAGGGTACACATCACATGACTGTGTGAGTAAAGCACGAGGCATGTTAAAGACTCGCAAAATCGGTCATACAGGAACCCTTGATCCAGATGTGGAAGGGGTCTTGCCGCTTTGTGTCGGCAAGGCAACAAAAATCGTGCCTTTTTTAACAGATACAGAAAAAGTTTATGAAGCTGTGATCACGTTGGGGTCGTCAACGGAAACGGAAGATGCCACAGGGGAAGTTGTAGAACAGAAACCCGTTCTTGATGAGATTCCTGTCAGTAAAATTCAGTCCGTTCTAAAATCTTTCACGGGAGAGATTACACAAGTCCCGCCCATGTATTCAGCCGTAAAGGTTAAGGGGAAGCGTTTATACCAATATGCACGGGAAGGTATAGAAGTGGATAGGCCTGATCGAAAAGTGACCATAAAAACGATAGAGCTTCTCGAGAAACAATTCCCTGTAAAAAGCGAACGGCTGTCAATTCCCATTCGGGTCGTTTGTTCCAAGGGTACATATATTCGAACATTGTGTGTAGATATTGGCAGGGAACTTGGTTTTCCGGCCCATATGTCCACACTCGTCCGCCTTCAAACAGGTGCAATTAGGCAAAACGATTGTTTTACCTTTGATCAAGTCCAGTACTATGTTGACCTAAAGCGGCAAGAGGATTTGCTTTTACCCCTGTCAAAAGGTCTCGAACATATGCCTTCCTTACAAATTTCTGAACAGGAAAAGCAGGCCATTCTCCATGGACAGGTACTGCCAAAGCCAAAGGAAGTAACAGCATCTGAATTTAGTATCATTTGTAATCATGAAGTGATAGCTATGTACCAGGTTCACCCAACTAAACCAGATAAAATAAAGCCCATCCGCGTCTTTTGA
- a CDS encoding bifunctional riboflavin kinase/FAD synthetase, with protein sequence MKTIELSASNPDLTHDLNPSAVAVGFFDGVHKGHQEVIITAQNKADQLGLSNAVMTFDPHPSVVLNRAVQHARYITPLAEKQDILEAMGVDYLFVVRFDQSLAALSPQQFVDDFFVGLNIKHVVAGFDFSYGHKGKGSMETLPEHAQGRLTYTIVEKVEQENSKVSSTRIRKLLDDGEIVEVSELLGRPFHVRGTVVSGDERGRTIGYPTANMADTNQYYLPKSGVYAVKAAHQGEQFYGMANLGVKPTFQEDSTVPMLEIHLFDFDQDLYGAELTVYFHKYIRAEQKFNGIEQIVAQLENDEAEIRRFFKQ encoded by the coding sequence ATGAAGACAATTGAATTATCTGCCTCAAATCCAGATCTTACTCATGATCTTAATCCGAGCGCTGTTGCCGTTGGATTCTTTGATGGTGTCCATAAAGGTCACCAGGAAGTAATTATAACCGCTCAAAATAAAGCAGATCAACTTGGATTATCCAATGCAGTTATGACATTTGATCCCCACCCTTCTGTCGTTTTAAATAGGGCTGTGCAGCACGCGAGGTACATTACCCCACTGGCTGAGAAGCAGGATATTTTAGAAGCTATGGGAGTTGATTACTTATTTGTCGTGCGATTTGATCAGTCACTAGCTGCTTTATCCCCCCAACAGTTTGTCGATGACTTTTTCGTTGGTTTAAATATTAAGCATGTTGTTGCTGGATTTGATTTCAGTTATGGTCATAAAGGAAAAGGTTCGATGGAGACACTTCCTGAACATGCCCAGGGGCGTTTGACCTATACCATTGTTGAAAAAGTGGAACAGGAAAACTCAAAAGTGAGCTCGACAAGAATTCGTAAGCTCTTGGATGATGGAGAGATAGTAGAGGTTAGTGAACTGCTTGGAAGACCTTTTCATGTTAGAGGAACCGTCGTTTCAGGCGATGAGCGGGGGCGGACAATTGGTTATCCGACAGCTAATATGGCGGACACGAATCAATATTACTTACCGAAATCCGGTGTTTATGCGGTTAAAGCTGCTCATCAGGGGGAACAATTTTATGGAATGGCCAACCTCGGTGTAAAACCAACCTTTCAGGAAGACAGCACAGTACCAATGTTAGAAATACATCTTTTTGACTTCGATCAAGACTTGTATGGTGCCGAGCTTACTGTGTATTTTCATAAGTATATCCGAGCTGAGCAGAAATTCAATGGGATTGAGCAAATCGTTGCCCAGCTTGAGAATGATGAAGCGGAAATCCGTCGCTTTTTTAAGCAATAA
- the rpsO gene encoding 30S ribosomal protein S15, which yields MAITQERKNELINEYKTHDNDTGSAEVQIAVLTEQITSLNEHLRTHKQDHHSRRGLLKMVGKRRNLLNYLRNKDITRYRELIKSLGLRR from the coding sequence ATGGCTATCACACAAGAACGTAAAAATGAATTAATCAATGAGTACAAAACTCATGATAACGACACAGGTTCTGCAGAAGTACAAATCGCTGTACTTACTGAACAAATTACGAGCCTGAACGAACACCTGCGTACACACAAGCAGGATCACCATTCTCGTCGTGGATTGCTTAAAATGGTAGGTAAACGCCGTAATTTGCTTAACTACCTACGTAATAAAGATATTACACGTTACCGTGAGTTAATTAAGAGTCTTGGCTTGCGTCGCTAA
- the pnp gene encoding polyribonucleotide nucleotidyltransferase: MAEEKQVFSIDVAGRTFSVEVGELAKQANGAAMISYGDTAVLSTATGSKEPKDLPFFPLTVNYEERLYAVGKIPGGFIKREGRPSDKAVLASRLIDRPIRPMFPDGYRNDVQVIGTVMSVDQDCSSEMAAMLGSSIALGISDIPFGGPIAGVIIGRVDGELIINPTVKQQENSDINLTVAGTKDAINMVEAGANEVSEEDMLEAIMFGHEEIKRLVAFQEEIVAAVGREKMDVQLFDHDQELKEKVEAEATESIVAAIKTEEKKAREEAIDGAKEAIVTAYEELEADEDTIKQVKAILEDIVKAEVRRLITKDKIRPDGRGVDEIRPLSSRVGVLPRTHGSGLFTRGQTQALSICTLGALGDVQILDGLDLEESKRFMHHYNFPKFSVGETGPIRGPGRREIGHGALGERALEVVIPSEKEFPYTMRLVSEVLESNGSTSQASICASTLAMMDAGVPIKAPVAGIAMGLVKAGEDYSILTDIQGMEDHLGDMDFKVAGTEKGVTALQMDIKIDGLSREILEEALAQAKKGRKEILKSMLATISETRSELSQYAPKIMTMKINPDKIRDVIGPSGKQINKIIDDTGVKIDIEQDGTVFVSSTDAEMNKVAMKIIEDIVREVEAGEIYDGTVKRIEKFGAFVELFKGKEGLVHISELAEERIGKVEDVVSLGDTIKVKVKEIDKQGRINLSRKAILVDEKKAQEANE; encoded by the coding sequence ATGGCAGAAGAAAAGCAAGTGTTTTCGATTGACGTAGCAGGCCGGACATTCTCCGTTGAAGTAGGAGAATTGGCTAAACAGGCTAATGGAGCTGCTATGATCAGCTATGGTGATACGGCGGTTCTTTCCACCGCGACAGGTTCTAAAGAGCCAAAGGATTTACCATTTTTCCCGCTCACTGTTAACTATGAAGAGCGTTTATATGCAGTTGGTAAAATCCCGGGAGGTTTTATTAAGCGTGAGGGGCGCCCAAGTGATAAGGCTGTATTGGCTTCCCGTCTGATTGACCGCCCAATACGTCCCATGTTTCCTGATGGTTACCGAAATGACGTACAAGTAATAGGTACAGTTATGAGTGTAGATCAGGATTGTTCATCTGAGATGGCTGCGATGCTAGGATCCTCTATTGCTTTAGGAATATCCGATATACCATTTGGCGGTCCGATTGCCGGTGTGATTATTGGAAGAGTTGATGGCGAGCTAATCATCAACCCAACGGTCAAGCAACAGGAAAACAGTGATATCAACTTGACTGTCGCTGGAACAAAAGATGCGATTAACATGGTTGAAGCTGGAGCCAATGAAGTATCTGAAGAGGACATGCTTGAAGCTATCATGTTTGGTCATGAAGAGATTAAACGTTTAGTGGCCTTCCAGGAAGAAATCGTTGCCGCCGTTGGAAGGGAAAAAATGGACGTGCAATTGTTTGACCATGATCAGGAACTAAAAGAGAAAGTCGAAGCTGAAGCAACCGAATCAATCGTTGCTGCGATTAAAACAGAAGAGAAGAAAGCACGTGAAGAGGCAATTGACGGAGCAAAAGAGGCTATCGTTACAGCCTATGAAGAATTGGAAGCAGATGAAGATACGATTAAACAAGTGAAAGCGATCTTGGAAGACATCGTTAAAGCGGAAGTTCGCCGTCTAATTACGAAAGATAAAATTCGCCCAGATGGACGCGGTGTTGATGAAATTCGTCCATTATCTTCCAGAGTAGGGGTTTTACCTCGCACACACGGTTCTGGTTTATTTACAAGAGGACAAACTCAAGCTCTAAGCATTTGTACACTGGGTGCTTTAGGGGACGTCCAAATTCTAGACGGGTTAGATCTTGAAGAATCAAAACGGTTTATGCACCATTATAACTTCCCTAAATTTTCTGTAGGAGAAACGGGGCCGATACGTGGTCCAGGTCGTCGTGAAATTGGTCACGGTGCTTTAGGTGAGCGCGCGCTTGAAGTAGTCATTCCTTCTGAAAAAGAATTTCCTTATACGATGCGTCTCGTATCAGAAGTACTTGAATCAAATGGCTCGACTTCCCAAGCAAGTATTTGCGCAAGTACGTTAGCGATGATGGATGCAGGTGTACCTATTAAAGCTCCTGTAGCCGGCATTGCGATGGGTCTTGTCAAAGCAGGAGAAGACTATAGTATTCTTACAGATATTCAAGGGATGGAAGATCACCTTGGGGACATGGACTTTAAAGTAGCAGGTACCGAAAAAGGGGTAACCGCACTTCAAATGGATATTAAAATCGACGGGTTATCTCGTGAAATCTTAGAAGAGGCACTGGCACAAGCGAAAAAAGGACGTAAAGAAATCCTGAAATCTATGCTTGCCACAATTTCAGAAACGAGAAGTGAACTTTCCCAGTATGCGCCTAAGATCATGACGATGAAGATTAATCCTGATAAAATCCGCGATGTCATTGGACCAAGCGGAAAACAAATTAATAAAATCATTGATGACACAGGCGTAAAAATCGATATCGAGCAGGATGGCACCGTGTTTGTCTCTTCCACAGATGCTGAAATGAACAAAGTAGCCATGAAAATCATTGAAGATATCGTTAGAGAAGTGGAAGCAGGCGAAATTTACGATGGAACAGTAAAACGAATCGAGAAGTTTGGCGCTTTTGTTGAATTGTTCAAAGGGAAAGAAGGTCTTGTGCACATTTCCGAATTAGCTGAAGAGCGAATTGGAAAAGTGGAAGATGTTGTTTCGTTGGGAGACACAATTAAGGTAAAAGTCAAGGAGATTGATAAGCAGGGAAGAATTAATCTTTCTCGTAAAGCAATCCTGGTTGACGAGAAGAAGGCACAAGAAGCAAATGAGTAA
- a CDS encoding polysaccharide deacetylase family protein, whose translation MNGYIKLLAAVLLFCTCYAIFQISDSSVPVSSSNDLYELIKSKQEDYYVKPEDAQIDPVWKKTPGMNGRKVNVVESYKKMKKDGKFNEDKLVFDQISPKVSLDDLEASPIYRGHPNKEMVSLLINVSWGAEYIPEMIETLSNHHVKANFFIDGAFAAKHKELVQMIEEEGHLIGSHGYNHKDFAKMSKAASLANLEKANGILSSLIDQDVEWFAPPSGSFTMAAVEAARDQNMHTILWTVDSIDWKNPTEEVFLHRITSKLHNGATILLHPTEVTATGLGELVTAIKENYKIGTLNELMSEERGG comes from the coding sequence ATGAACGGATACATAAAGCTTTTAGCTGCCGTACTACTTTTCTGTACATGCTATGCCATTTTCCAAATTTCAGATTCAAGCGTTCCTGTCTCTTCATCGAACGATTTATACGAACTTATTAAAAGCAAACAGGAGGACTACTACGTAAAACCTGAGGATGCACAAATTGATCCAGTATGGAAGAAAACACCTGGGATGAATGGCAGGAAAGTAAATGTAGTGGAATCTTATAAAAAAATGAAAAAAGACGGCAAGTTTAATGAAGATAAACTAGTCTTTGATCAGATATCACCGAAAGTTTCTTTAGATGACCTGGAAGCCTCTCCGATTTACCGCGGCCATCCTAATAAGGAGATGGTTTCTCTGCTGATTAATGTTTCCTGGGGTGCCGAATACATCCCTGAAATGATTGAAACGTTATCGAATCATCATGTTAAAGCTAACTTTTTTATCGATGGCGCGTTTGCTGCTAAACATAAGGAGCTTGTTCAAATGATTGAAGAAGAGGGACATTTGATTGGCAGTCACGGCTATAACCATAAAGATTTTGCCAAGATGTCAAAAGCCGCATCCTTAGCGAATCTAGAAAAAGCGAACGGCATTTTGTCTAGTTTAATTGACCAGGATGTGGAATGGTTTGCTCCACCTTCAGGAAGTTTTACGATGGCTGCTGTTGAGGCAGCGCGTGATCAGAATATGCATACAATCCTTTGGACAGTCGACTCCATAGATTGGAAAAACCCAACAGAAGAAGTGTTTCTCCATCGTATCACCAGCAAACTGCATAATGGGGCAACCATTTTATTGCACCCTACAGAAGTTACAGCAACGGGTCTCGGTGAATTGGTTACAGCTATTAAAGAAAACTATAAAATCGGCACCTTGAATGAATTGATGAGCGAAGAAAGAGGAGGATGA
- a CDS encoding YlmC/YmxH family sporulation protein has translation MRLRELSQKEVIDVEEGKKLGVLGKADLIVDPDGLIQSLIILNEGLFKSRDSIEIDWKQISIIGEDTILLKKHR, from the coding sequence TTGCGACTAAGAGAACTTTCCCAGAAAGAAGTCATTGATGTTGAGGAAGGGAAGAAACTTGGAGTTCTTGGTAAAGCTGATTTAATTGTTGATCCAGACGGATTGATACAATCATTGATCATTTTAAACGAGGGGTTATTCAAAAGTCGTGATAGCATAGAGATCGATTGGAAGCAAATATCGATTATAGGTGAAGACACAATTTTATTAAAGAAACACCGTTAA
- the dpaA gene encoding dipicolinic acid synthetase subunit A, translating to MLTGYHVAVIGGDARQIEIIRRLHEWGVQVYLAGFDQLNGSFTEATELEFDSDQVERLDAVILPVSGIDENGCVDGIFTNRSIPLKEEWLSRTPEHCLVFTGITNEGLTQIAHHSKRELVPLMDRDDVAIYNSIPTVEGTIMMAIQHTDFTIHGSRVLLLGLGRVGMSLARSFDQLGADVTVAVHSSKDAARAYEMGMTPLDIETLPLQDLTFDLVLNTVPASVVDASIIKKLPTHALILDIASKPGGTDFRYAEKRGIKSILVPGLPGIVAPKTAGRIIANVISQQLLKSNRKVDD from the coding sequence ATGCTTACAGGATATCATGTAGCGGTCATAGGGGGCGATGCCCGGCAAATCGAAATCATACGAAGATTACATGAGTGGGGTGTGCAAGTCTATTTAGCCGGATTTGACCAATTAAATGGGAGCTTTACAGAAGCGACTGAACTTGAATTTGACAGTGATCAGGTAGAAAGGCTTGATGCTGTCATTCTTCCTGTTTCAGGCATAGATGAAAATGGCTGTGTAGATGGCATTTTTACGAATCGCTCCATCCCATTAAAGGAAGAATGGTTAAGTCGTACCCCTGAGCATTGTTTAGTATTCACTGGAATTACTAACGAAGGGCTTACACAAATTGCTCATCATTCAAAAAGGGAACTCGTCCCGCTAATGGATCGTGATGACGTGGCAATATATAATTCGATACCAACAGTCGAAGGTACAATTATGATGGCGATCCAGCATACAGACTTCACCATTCACGGATCACGCGTACTACTTTTAGGTTTAGGAAGAGTCGGAATGAGTTTAGCGCGTTCTTTTGACCAATTAGGAGCAGACGTTACGGTAGCCGTTCATTCGTCAAAGGATGCTGCCAGGGCTTATGAAATGGGAATGACCCCGCTTGATATAGAGACGTTGCCATTACAAGACCTCACGTTTGATTTGGTACTCAATACAGTTCCTGCTTCTGTGGTCGATGCTTCAATTATTAAAAAGCTGCCGACCCATGCGTTAATCCTTGATATTGCTTCAAAGCCAGGCGGAACAGATTTTCGTTATGCAGAAAAAAGAGGAATTAAATCAATATTAGTTCCTGGTCTGCCCGGGATTGTGGCACCGAAAACAGCCGGGAGGATTATTGCAAATGTGATTTCACAGCAGTTGTTAAAAAGCAATCGAAAGGTGGATGACTAA
- a CDS encoding dipicolinate synthase subunit B has product MVNLKGKKIGFGLTGSHCTYHEVFPVLQELVDQGADVIPILSHTVQKTDTRFGEAAEHLKTIEKITGKEAIMTIPDAEPLGPKNPLDCMVIAPMTGNSTSKFANALTDSPVLMAAKATLRNESPVVLAISTNDALGMNGINIMKLMAAKNIYFVPLGQDHPYKKPNSLVADMTFIPKTIEAAISGKQLQPLLIERYSE; this is encoded by the coding sequence ATGGTAAATTTAAAGGGTAAAAAAATAGGTTTTGGCTTAACAGGTTCACATTGTACCTATCATGAAGTGTTTCCTGTGCTGCAAGAACTTGTGGACCAAGGTGCAGACGTAATTCCAATTTTATCCCACACCGTCCAAAAAACAGACACACGATTTGGCGAAGCGGCAGAGCACTTGAAAACAATTGAGAAGATTACTGGAAAAGAAGCGATTATGACCATCCCTGATGCCGAACCTCTTGGTCCAAAGAATCCGCTTGATTGTATGGTGATTGCACCGATGACAGGGAACTCAACAAGTAAATTTGCCAACGCCCTGACTGATTCCCCCGTGTTAATGGCGGCAAAAGCAACATTAAGGAATGAAAGCCCGGTCGTGCTTGCCATTTCTACCAATGATGCTTTAGGGATGAATGGAATCAACATTATGAAGTTAATGGCGGCAAAAAACATTTACTTTGTTCCTTTAGGGCAAGATCACCCATATAAAAAGCCGAATTCACTTGTAGCAGATATGACATTCATTCCAAAAACAATTGAGGCAGCCATTTCTGGAAAGCAGCTCCAGCCCTTGTTGATTGAAAGATACTCGGAGTAA